The DNA segment CTGCTTACCGCCGTCTACAAATAGAATCTTCCCTTGTTTAACGTACAGCAGGAGGGTTTTTTTTAACCAGCTGGATTCCACAAAACATTTTGCCTGTAAGATTTCGGATTTTTAAGATGGCTAGTTGGAATTCGTGGTATAGGGATACTCGTCGAAAGATCTCTACTCAACTAAAATGGCAGACactgtgtttctttttttgtgtctACGGGATGGAGGTCGTCGATTGTCATGCACGGCACTTAATCCCAGAAGAGATGCAAGAAGGCTCCTTTGTGGGAAACATCGCCAAAGATTTGGGAATTGACATAAGTAGACTGGTTTCAGGAAAAGCTCGCGTTGTAACAAAGGGAGGTCGCCAATATGTCGAACTGATCAGAGACAAAGGCACTCTGGTAGTGAAGGAGAGGTTAGACCGAGAGGAGCTCTGCAAGCAAACAACGCCCTGCAGCTTCAGTTTTGATCTGATTATTGAAAACCCAATTGAGCTCCATCGTGTAATAGTTGAAGTTCAAGATATAAATGATAATGCGCCAGCATTCCCTAAAAGTTCTGTCAGTTTGGAAATCAGCGAAAATACAATATCAGGGACACGCTTTCCATTGGACAGCGCTGTAGATTTGGACGTTGGAATAAATGGCATACAACGCTATGAGCTTTCTCCAAATGATAActtcaaattagaaataaatagtcAGGTTGACGGAAGCAAACAGGTAGAACTCATTTTGCAGCGTGAACTGGATCGGGAAGAACGTGATGAGCTTCAGCTACTTGTCACTGCATCCGATGGAGGATCACCAAAAAAATCTGGCACAGTTCAAATCCATGTTACTGTGCTGGATATTAATGATAATGCTCCGGTATGTAAGCAGTCCGAATATAAAGTTGATGTTTTCGAAACGTCTGCAATCTTAACAACTGTAAACGCTGTTGACGCTGATGATGGAATAAATGGACAAATAATATACTCCATTGCTCAAGCTAGCAAAGAGGCTAGGGATCTATTTGCAATAAATCAAGAAACAGGAGATTTAAAAACGCTGAGAACTTTAGATTATGAGAATGAAAGAAGCTAtgtcataaatataaaagtaaaagacaAAGGTGGTCTTGCAAATACCTGCAAAGTAGTAATTGACGTTGTTGATGAAAACGATAACTTTCCCACCATACAGCTTATGTCATTTTCTAACACCATTGCTGAGAATTCTCCATTGGGAAGTACAGTAGCTGTCATTGATGTAGAGGACGCAGACTCTGGCAAAAATGGAGTCGTGCAGTGCAAAATAAATGATAATCTACCGTTTAAAATAGAATCAACATTTTCGGATTACTATGCTTTAATTACTGACGATCTTCTTGATCGAGAAAATATAGCTGAATACAACATAACTATTTTGGTGATCGATCAAGGAATCCCTGCTTTACACAGTAACAAAACATTGACTGTTAAGATTTCTGATGTAAACGACAACCCACCCGTTTTCATGGctgaaaagtataaaacatttattactgaaaATAACTCACCAGGCGTGGCTGTACTAACAGTTAAAGCCAGTGATGCTGACTGGGGTCCGAATTCTCGAGTGTCATATTTTTTAGACGATAGTAATGTAATGGGCAACTCAGTGAGTTTGTTTGTATCCATTAATTCAGATAGCGGACAGGTACATGCTGTGAGGTCGTTTGATTATGAGCAAATGAAGAGCTTTACTTTTAACGTGACTGCGCGAGACGGTGGATCTCCTCCATTAAGTTCGGAAGTTGTGGTAACCATCATGGTTCAAGATCAGAACGACAACGCTCCTCAGGTTCTGTATCCAGTACAGACTGGTGGCTCTCTGGTGACTGAGATTGTCCCTCGTTCAGCAGATGTTGGCTATCTTGTGACTAAAGTTGTGGCTGTTGATGTGGACTCTGGACAGAACGCCTGGCTCTcctacaaactacaaaaagctACAGACAGGGCGCTGTTTGAAGTTGGCTCACAGAATGGAGAGATACGGACTGTGCGCCAGGTCACTGATAAAGATGCTGTAAAACAGAAGCTCACTGTTGTTGTGGAGGATAACGGACAGCCATCTCGTTCAGCTGTAGTAAATATT comes from the Astyanax mexicanus isolate ESR-SI-001 chromosome 20, AstMex3_surface, whole genome shotgun sequence genome and includes:
- the LOC125784851 gene encoding protocadherin beta-16-like translates to MASWNSWYRDTRRKISTQLKWQTLCFFFCVYGMEVVDCHARHLIPEEMQEGSFVGNIAKDLGIDISRLVSGKARVVTKGGRQYVELIRDKGTLVVKERLDREELCKQTTPCSFSFDLIIENPIELHRVIVEVQDINDNAPAFPKSSVSLEISENTISGTRFPLDSAVDLDVGINGIQRYELSPNDNFKLEINSQVDGSKQVELILQRELDREERDELQLLVTASDGGSPKKSGTVQIHVTVLDINDNAPVCKQSEYKVDVFETSAILTTVNAVDADDGINGQIIYSIAQASKEARDLFAINQETGDLKTLRTLDYENERSYVINIKVKDKGGLANTCKVVIDVVDENDNFPTIQLMSFSNTIAENSPLGSTVAVIDVEDADSGKNGVVQCKINDNLPFKIESTFSDYYALITDDLLDRENIAEYNITILVIDQGIPALHSNKTLTVKISDVNDNPPVFMAEKYKTFITENNSPGVAVLTVKASDADWGPNSRVSYFLDDSNVMGNSVSLFVSINSDSGQVHAVRSFDYEQMKSFTFNVTARDGGSPPLSSEVVVTIMVQDQNDNAPQVLYPVQTGGSLVTEIVPRSADVGYLVTKVVAVDVDSGQNAWLSYKLQKATDRALFEVGSQNGEIRTVRQVTDKDAVKQKLTVVVEDNGQPSRSAVVNINVAVADSFPEVLSEFTDFTHGKEYNDNLTFYLVLALATVSFLFITCVVVIISVKIYKWKQSRIFYQSNLPVIPYYPPGYTDTGVTGTLTHINNYDICMTTNSRKSDCKYSTLGAQSVLVFDQSFTETLERAMTEKELLEDPGSPDTVGR